The DNA region GCCACCAGCGTCAGAGACTGCACCCGCGCCGGGGCGTCCAGCGCCACGTTCATGACCACGCCGCCGCCCATGCTCCAGCCCAGCAGATGCGCCTCCTTCCATTCCAGCGCGTCCAGAAGGGCCAGCAGATCATCGGACCAGTCCTTCAGGCCGCGCGTGGCGTCGATAGGTCTGGCCTCGCTGTCGCCGTAGCCGCGCAGATCGGGAGCAACGGCGTGAATATCGTCGGGCAGGCCTTCCATCAGGTCACGGAAGAATTCCCCGTCGGACACGTTGCCGTGAACCAGCAACAGTCTGCGCCTGGCTTCACCCTTCGCGGGGCGTTCCAGCACGGCAGTGTTCAGGCGAGCGGTCTGGATGGTGCGTGAAGTGGGTTTCATCTGGCCCCTTTAGGCTGTGGGTGAACAGAGGACCACGGCCTGATCCTTCAGTCTGCTTCCCCTGGGGGAAGGGAGGGATCAGGCCGTGGCGGCTATCACGCCTTATCCGGCGTCGTGGTGGTTCCTCAGACCTCTACTTGCCCCACACCACCGTCTTTTTCGCGAACTTGACCGGGTAGACCGGCACACGGGTGTTGTCCAGGAACTGGAAGTGTAGCCAGTTGCCCGCCTTGAAGCCCTGATACTGGGTCTTGAGGCTCTTGCTGAAGGTCAGCGTGCCGAACGGCGTGGGCAGCTTGGTCTTGGCGAGTTCGGCGGCCACCGCGTCCTTGTCCACGCTACCCGCCTTGTTGATGGCGGCGGCCAGCGACTTGAGATTCACGTAGGCCAGCGGCGCGAAGTATTCCTCGGTCACGTTGCCGAACTTCTTCTTGTAGGCGTCCACGAACACGCGGCTTTCGCGGTTGGGGCTGGTGGGCAGCCACAGGCTCAGGCCCGCGATGTCGTTGGAAAGCGGGTTTTTCTCGAAGCCCACGGGCCAGCTCGGCGGGGTGCCGTAGATCAGGCCCAGCTTGAGGTTCTGCTGCTTGATCTCGGTGGCCAGGGGCAGCGCGTCGGTGTCGTAACCCACCCAGTACATGATGTCGGGCTTGGCGGCCTTGGCCTTGCTGACCAATGGGCCGAAGTTGCCGCTGCCGGTCTTGAATTTCTCGGTCAGAACCACATTGAATCCGGCCTTCTCGAAGGCTGCCACGGTGGCATCGATGCCCGCGCTGCCGAAGGGGCCGTCCTCGT from Deinococcus sp. AJ005 includes:
- a CDS encoding ABC transporter substrate-binding protein, producing the protein MKTLLLTGMLLAVSGAGAVKVGVLIPLSGGGSVSGQAAKNGYELALDEINKAGGVLGKPLEVVYGDDASAPAKAVPEFVKLVTVDKVDFMAGGVSSAVSVALSGPAKQYNTFMAWIGAAATPVEDAFADHKYFFHYHPWSYYNFEAILGFFKTLKTKQGAKNIAIAYEDGPFGSAGIDATVAAFEKAGFNVVLTEKFKTGSGNFGPLVSKAKAAKPDIMYWVGYDTDALPLATEIKQQNLKLGLIYGTPPSWPVGFEKNPLSNDIAGLSLWLPTSPNRESRVFVDAYKKKFGNVTEEYFAPLAYVNLKSLAAAINKAGSVDKDAVAAELAKTKLPTPFGTLTFSKSLKTQYQGFKAGNWLHFQFLDNTRVPVYPVKFAKKTVVWGK